In the genome of Deltaproteobacteria bacterium, the window CAGATGGTGGAAAAGGCAAATTTGAGGTTGTTAATCGCTTGGCTATTGATGAATTGGAGGCCTGGTTTTTCGGGGACCCGGAGGCCCTGGTTAAAGCCTATCCACGTGTACCTTCATCCATCGGCAATAAAGCCAAAATACCGAAATCCGGATACCATTGCAGGAGGAACCTGGGAGGCCTGGAACGGGTTTTAAAGAGGGCCGGTTATTATTCCAGTGGGATGTCTGGGATGCCCAAGGTGGAAACGGCCAGAACAATTTCAAAATACATGATCCCCGAACGGAATCGTTCAAAAAGTTCCCAGATTTTCCGGGAAGCTTTGCAGGAATTGTCCTCATGAATGAAATATGAGAGTCCGGATGTCGAGGAAGATACCCAAGGCTGTTCATGACATGCTCAAAACTGTGGGCAAGAAAGCTACGCAGGCGGGCATTGGGAAGTGGTGGGGATGGGGAGAGGGCCAGAGGTGGAGGATCAGGCCAAGGATATTGGAAAATGATATGAGTTGGGAAAGAAAAAGAGGGGTGGCGGAAAACCGTGATATATTCAGGGAAGATTAAATGCCTGGAAAGTTATGCACGTTCAGAAAGAATGTCCCCTCTTCCGTCCCTCCCGGACAAGCCCTGCAGCAGCAAGCAGAAATACTTCCTCACAACTCCGATGGGGAATGCAGTGCTTGCCTTGCTCGCGAAGAAAAAGGGCCGGGGATGAGCGGATTTGGCAACCCCTCCGGAAGAACCGAAGCTACTCTCAACATCAAGGGCATCAAAAACGGCAGACCAACCTCCTCAAACGTATCGGTCCGGCCAAAGGTGGGTATTGGGAAGTGCTGGGGATGAGGGAAGGATGAGCAGTTGGAGGATTAGTCGAAGGATGGGGTAAATAGGAAAGTGAGGGTTTGGACCGATGTTCATATCGCGTATAGTGATCAGGAATTTCAGAAATTTTGAACTATTGAACGTACCCATCAGTCCGGGGGCCACTTGCCTGATTGGGGAGAATAACACAGGGAAAAGTAATCTTCTTTTCGCATTAAGATTGGCTATCGATGCCAACCTTTCATCAACTTATCGCCTCTTATCTGAAGAAGACATCCATTCTGGAATTTCGATTGCGCAGGGCAATCAAGTTGTGATTTCTATCGAATTCAGTGATTATTTTGGAAAGGTAAGCGAAACCGCTCTGGTAGGTTGCTGGGAGGTAGATGACGAAAATCATATTGCTCGGATCAGTTATCGTTTCCGACCAAGGCAGTCAGTTAGAGAAGCGATAGAAAACGGAGAGCTTGAAGACGGAAGTTTGACAATTGAAGATTACCACTGGGAACTGACCGGTGGGGGTGCGAGCGATCCTGCGACGGTTGGATGGTCGGAAGATCTGGGACCATCCGTTCGTTTTTCAGATCTGCAGCAATTTGCTGTTGTTTTTCTCCATGCGTTAAGGGACGTCAACCAGGATTTGAGACAAAGTCGCCAGTCACCCTTAGCTAAATTAATCGATGCAAGTGACATCCCCGAGGCCGAAAAGAATGAGTTGGT includes:
- a CDS encoding DUF4276 family protein; translated protein: MGFESADGGKGKFEVVNRLAIDELEAWFFGDPEALVKAYPRVPSSIGNKAKIPKSGYHCRRNLGGLERVLKRAGYYSSGMSGMPKVETARTISKYMIPERNRSKSSQIFREALQELSS